Proteins found in one Aneurinibacillus uraniidurans genomic segment:
- a CDS encoding TAXI family TRAP transporter solute-binding subunit: protein MKTWMIVSVIACFIIGLTAGCSDQSAFSSGNAEGGNIQTPLKRAAIEDKYVTIVTGGTSGVYFQLGNALAKEYGEKLGARASAQTTGASVENIEKIHRKQAELGFAMADIVGDAYEGKGTFSNVGPLQNLASIASLYPNYMQIVTTKKSGIKTLQDIKGKRVAVGAIGSGTEIMTRQILEGVGLTYNDVKADFLSFAEGVEGIKHATIDVAFLSSGYPNAGIMDLAETHDIYLIPIPNELTEKLKKQHPSYSYSTIPANTYKGVTKAVATITANNILITHKDMTDDEVYELTKTLFENIDTLHSTHSSAQQIKLETAAYGLPIPLHPGAARYYTEKNVWP, encoded by the coding sequence ATGAAAACATGGATGATAGTTTCGGTGATAGCTTGTTTCATCATCGGACTTACAGCAGGATGCAGCGATCAGTCTGCCTTCTCATCGGGAAATGCTGAGGGCGGAAATATACAAACTCCTCTCAAGAGAGCTGCTATAGAGGACAAATATGTCACGATCGTCACAGGGGGCACATCGGGTGTATACTTTCAACTTGGCAATGCATTAGCGAAAGAGTATGGAGAGAAGCTGGGAGCGAGAGCAAGTGCCCAGACAACAGGGGCATCCGTTGAAAACATCGAGAAGATTCATCGGAAGCAGGCCGAGCTTGGCTTTGCGATGGCTGATATTGTGGGGGATGCGTATGAAGGAAAAGGAACGTTTTCTAACGTTGGTCCGCTGCAAAATCTGGCAAGCATCGCTTCTTTATATCCGAATTACATGCAAATTGTCACCACAAAAAAAAGTGGAATTAAAACATTGCAAGATATAAAAGGAAAACGAGTAGCAGTTGGTGCGATCGGAAGTGGCACCGAAATTATGACCAGACAAATCCTGGAGGGTGTTGGACTTACGTATAACGATGTGAAAGCAGATTTTCTATCGTTTGCAGAAGGGGTAGAAGGAATTAAACATGCAACGATTGATGTTGCCTTTTTATCTTCGGGATATCCGAATGCAGGCATTATGGACCTTGCGGAAACACATGACATTTATTTAATTCCGATTCCGAACGAGCTAACAGAAAAGTTGAAAAAGCAGCACCCATCTTATTCGTATTCTACCATTCCTGCTAATACGTACAAAGGCGTTACAAAGGCGGTGGCAACGATTACCGCCAACAATATTTTAATTACACACAAAGATATGACAGATGATGAAGTATACGAATTGACGAAAACACTGTTTGAAAATATCGATACGTTGCACAGTACTCATAGCTCAGCCCAGCAAATTAAGCTAGAAACAGCTGCATATGGGCTGCCGATTCCGCTTCATCCAGGAGCGGCACGATACTATACAGAAAAAAATGTTTGGCCGTAA
- a CDS encoding sigma-54-dependent transcriptional regulator, with product MNTAILIIDDEQAIGSSLYFAFENDYDVSATTMVSDAYTIIQTKSIDVVLLDWRLGEHDGLDVLVEIKKLSPSTEVIMMTAYGTIESSVEAIKRGAYHYITKPLDIDELQLLVEKAVEYKQLQTQIAELTETIDKIKGYAEMIGQSPAMQHVFSVIERVKDIDSSVLIFGESGTGKELVARAIHRKGKRKTKPFISINCAAIPENLLESELFGFVKGAFTGAVRDKKGKLEEAHEGTLFLDEIGEMPPNLQAKLLRVIQEKEVTPVGASYAKKLDVRIVSATNKNLLRMVQDGTFREDLYFRLNVIPLELPALRERKEDIPLLISYFLDKYSIDMQRPLRSLSDRAYERLLAYEYPGNIRQLSNIIEYAVALSKQPVIEESDLPIAVQSSPVSHSSGTTVQSHDNILTIRIGSTMKEIEQAVIEATLTYCQGNRRQTAQLLQISERNLRNKLHVYREQDE from the coding sequence ATGAATACAGCCATTCTTATTATTGATGATGAGCAAGCAATTGGCTCCTCTCTTTACTTCGCCTTTGAAAATGACTACGATGTTTCGGCAACGACAATGGTGTCAGACGCCTATACGATCATTCAGACAAAATCGATCGATGTGGTACTGCTTGATTGGCGGTTAGGTGAGCATGATGGACTGGATGTATTAGTGGAAATTAAAAAGCTCAGTCCGTCCACGGAAGTCATCATGATGACAGCGTATGGAACCATCGAATCGTCTGTCGAAGCAATAAAGCGAGGCGCGTATCATTATATTACCAAGCCGCTCGATATTGACGAGCTGCAGCTTTTGGTTGAAAAAGCAGTGGAGTACAAGCAGCTTCAGACACAAATTGCAGAGTTAACAGAGACCATTGATAAAATCAAAGGCTACGCTGAAATGATTGGTCAAAGTCCTGCGATGCAGCACGTATTTTCCGTGATTGAGCGGGTGAAGGACATTGATTCAAGTGTACTTATTTTTGGGGAAAGTGGAACAGGAAAAGAGTTGGTCGCTCGGGCTATTCATCGAAAGGGAAAGCGAAAGACTAAGCCGTTTATCTCTATCAATTGTGCCGCCATTCCAGAGAATTTACTGGAAAGTGAATTGTTTGGGTTTGTAAAAGGGGCGTTTACAGGTGCGGTACGTGATAAAAAAGGAAAGCTCGAAGAAGCACATGAAGGGACCTTGTTTCTTGATGAAATCGGAGAAATGCCCCCGAACTTACAAGCTAAATTATTGCGGGTGATTCAAGAAAAAGAGGTTACCCCTGTGGGAGCCAGCTATGCAAAGAAACTTGATGTACGAATTGTAAGCGCAACGAATAAAAATTTGCTGCGCATGGTACAAGACGGAACATTTCGGGAAGACTTGTACTTTCGTTTGAATGTAATCCCGCTTGAGCTTCCGGCACTACGGGAACGCAAGGAAGATATTCCGCTACTTATTTCGTATTTTCTCGATAAATATTCCATCGATATGCAGCGTCCGTTACGTTCCCTCTCAGACCGAGCGTATGAACGTTTACTCGCGTATGAGTATCCAGGGAATATACGGCAGCTAAGCAACATTATCGAATATGCGGTCGCTTTATCGAAGCAACCAGTCATCGAAGAAAGTGATTTACCGATTGCTGTACAAAGTTCGCCGGTTTCACATTCTTCAGGAACGACTGTACAATCGCATGACAATATACTAACGATTCGTATCGGATCTACCATGAAAGAAATCGAACAAGCTGTGATCGAGGCAACTCTTACATATTGCCAGGGAAATCGGCGCCAGACCGCCCAGCTATTACAAATTAGCGAGCGGAATTTACGAAATAAGCTGCATGTATATCGTGAGCAGGATGAATGA
- a CDS encoding TRAP transporter permease, producing the protein MEKTNPVQQEEQVDIQKLLEEVDHESRFRKYVGPMAFIVAAIAIGMSMFQLYTSGFGLLESIRQRSMHLSFLLVLVFLLYPARMKTSNRNMPTLIDFVWVILGLIPPLYLFFTIEEIQFNGGILGETDYIVGAIGIIVLFEASRRVLGMGLTTVAFVFMLYTLLGHYIQGSLGHRQFSFETIIEHFYFSTEGIFGVPLGVSATYIFLFVLFGAFLQETKMTNFINDLALSIAGRTPGGPAKVAVIASGFMGMITGSSVANAASIGSFTIPLMKKYGYRSHFAGAVEAVASTGGQIMPPIMGAAAFIMAEFLNIPYSRIMLAAIIPALLYYLACWVIIHLEAKKNGLKGLPADEVPKFTQVLKEGGHLLLPIIVLIYLLVSGVTPLYSAAWAIVAAIVASWFRKHTAIGWRGILRALEMGARGAISVGIACAIVGIVVGTISISSLGLTVGNSIIGLADGSLLMTMILTMITCLIMGMGVPTTPMYIIVATVAAPILVQNFGVLPLAAHLFVFYYGALAEITPPVALAAFTASGIAKAKPLQVAVTACRLALAGFIIPYFFVYSPVLLFEGNNYVEIITAIVTSVLGVIALGIGLQNWMFQQTNVIQRIAMFAAAILLIIPGMMTDIAGAALFLSVFIWQKLSQKKISSAEHSSMA; encoded by the coding sequence GTGGAAAAAACAAACCCTGTACAACAAGAAGAACAGGTTGATATTCAAAAGCTGCTCGAAGAAGTGGACCACGAATCGAGATTTAGAAAATATGTCGGTCCGATGGCCTTCATCGTTGCTGCTATTGCCATTGGAATGAGTATGTTTCAATTGTATACATCTGGATTTGGCTTGCTAGAGTCAATTCGCCAGCGTTCAATGCACCTTTCCTTTTTGCTCGTTCTTGTATTTTTGCTGTATCCAGCTCGCATGAAAACAAGTAACCGGAATATGCCAACGCTGATCGACTTTGTGTGGGTGATTCTTGGTCTTATTCCTCCGCTTTATTTGTTCTTTACGATTGAAGAGATTCAGTTTAATGGTGGAATTCTCGGGGAGACGGATTATATTGTCGGTGCTATTGGCATTATCGTTTTATTCGAAGCGTCTCGCCGCGTATTAGGTATGGGATTAACAACAGTCGCCTTTGTTTTTATGCTGTATACGTTATTGGGGCATTATATTCAAGGTTCACTTGGGCATAGACAGTTCAGTTTCGAAACGATTATTGAACATTTCTATTTTTCAACAGAAGGGATTTTTGGCGTTCCGCTTGGCGTTTCAGCGACGTATATTTTCTTATTTGTCCTGTTCGGTGCATTCCTGCAGGAAACAAAAATGACGAATTTTATTAATGATTTAGCGCTGTCCATTGCGGGACGCACGCCAGGTGGTCCGGCTAAAGTAGCGGTAATTGCTTCCGGTTTTATGGGCATGATTACAGGAAGTTCAGTAGCGAATGCCGCGTCCATTGGTTCATTTACGATTCCGCTTATGAAGAAATACGGGTATCGCTCGCATTTTGCTGGTGCGGTAGAGGCGGTAGCCTCCACAGGTGGGCAAATTATGCCGCCGATTATGGGAGCGGCAGCGTTTATCATGGCAGAGTTTTTAAATATTCCATACAGCCGCATTATGCTGGCTGCGATCATTCCGGCGCTATTGTATTATTTGGCGTGCTGGGTCATCATTCACCTAGAGGCAAAGAAGAATGGATTAAAAGGATTGCCAGCTGACGAAGTGCCGAAGTTTACACAGGTATTGAAAGAAGGCGGGCACTTATTACTGCCAATCATTGTGCTGATTTACTTGCTTGTTTCCGGTGTTACGCCGCTTTACTCGGCAGCATGGGCCATTGTTGCGGCTATTGTCGCAAGCTGGTTCCGAAAACATACGGCAATTGGCTGGAGAGGAATTCTTCGTGCGTTAGAGATGGGCGCACGTGGGGCTATTTCTGTCGGGATCGCATGTGCGATTGTAGGGATTGTGGTTGGAACGATTTCCATTTCGTCGCTCGGATTAACGGTTGGGAATAGCATCATTGGACTTGCGGATGGTAGTCTGCTGATGACGATGATCTTGACGATGATTACATGCTTGATTATGGGGATGGGTGTTCCGACAACCCCGATGTATATTATTGTGGCGACCGTAGCCGCTCCGATTTTGGTGCAAAATTTTGGGGTGTTACCGCTTGCTGCCCATTTATTTGTCTTCTATTATGGTGCATTAGCTGAGATTACGCCGCCGGTAGCATTGGCTGCCTTTACAGCTTCCGGTATTGCCAAAGCGAAACCGTTACAAGTTGCTGTCACAGCGTGCCGCCTAGCATTAGCTGGTTTTATCATTCCATATTTCTTTGTGTATAGCCCTGTACTATTATTTGAGGGAAATAATTACGTAGAAATTATTACCGCGATCGTAACGTCTGTTCTGGGTGTTATCGCGCTTGGTATCGGTCTGCAAAATTGGATGTTCCAGCAAACAAATGTGATTCAGCGTATTGCCATGTTTGCAGCGGCTATTTTGTTGATTATACCTGGGATGATGACAGACATTGCCGGAGCCGCTTTATTTTTGAGCGTATTCATCTGGCAAAAGTTGTCGCAGAAAAAAATAAGCAGCGCTGAGCATTCTTCTATGGCGTAA
- a CDS encoding transporter substrate-binding domain-containing protein translates to MNRSFFRFFVLLVLCFIIVWPAFFTDAAAEKPKIANKKVYRIAGEKYLAPFSYIDESGQFTGFSIDFLNVIAKEQNITFQYVPMDIHQAIQALKAGQVDAIMGLKYSATYGDTFLFSNPYFTMADAVVIPKQIEKEIHTLADFQNKTIAIRDEPGAFTLLLNVRRANFQLALNSKDALGFMMMGRADAFLGNKWTARFYLEQSGRSNDYVIRENLFEVPVDFSVVVNRQNESLLSIINFSLARMQGSGDYQKLYTKWFGETEEQVHRLRTWITLLLVTILVSLLIVWMIYMWNKRLKQEVEKQTEALAKANLSLEAHQRAIEQSDAFKTQIIENVYSGIVTLDEDFLVTSTNQRACDMLGIQLGACRQKAYNIPLLQHILNEYAAVRKQESKGQIFSYEMEYEKAGKHLFVLYRVIPLYDQSDMLTGYLVTLADRTEERMLQHKLTTQEKMRALGQLVAGVAHEIRNPLTSMKTFIDLLPRKYESSSFRDELLRHVPEALQRMNRIVEDLLDYARPKYPRRTIIDVSSLLDSLIIIISPTLKKENVHLSFAVEPNMQLYSDPDQLKQVLLNLMLNAIDAMKESAERHLSIEMKVEGETGCIRITDTGCGIKESNLSHIFEPFYTSKSSGVGLGLTLSYQWICENNGEIEVITKEGHGTTFCITLPTTDKEGASP, encoded by the coding sequence ATGAATAGATCTTTCTTTCGTTTTTTTGTTCTGCTTGTTTTGTGTTTCATCATAGTATGGCCAGCTTTTTTTACTGATGCCGCAGCAGAAAAGCCAAAGATCGCAAACAAAAAAGTCTATCGCATCGCTGGTGAGAAATATTTAGCTCCATTTTCGTACATCGATGAAAGTGGCCAGTTTACCGGTTTTAGCATCGATTTTTTGAATGTGATTGCCAAGGAACAGAACATTACATTTCAATATGTGCCAATGGATATACATCAGGCCATTCAGGCGCTGAAAGCAGGGCAAGTCGATGCCATCATGGGACTAAAATATTCTGCTACATATGGTGATACATTTTTGTTCTCGAATCCGTACTTTACGATGGCAGATGCGGTTGTCATTCCAAAACAAATAGAAAAAGAGATTCATACGTTAGCAGATTTCCAGAATAAAACGATTGCCATTCGGGATGAGCCAGGAGCATTTACTTTGCTGTTAAATGTACGGCGAGCGAATTTTCAATTAGCGCTTAATTCAAAAGATGCGCTCGGCTTTATGATGATGGGAAGGGCAGATGCTTTTTTAGGAAATAAATGGACAGCACGTTTCTATTTGGAGCAATCGGGGAGGAGTAATGATTACGTCATTAGAGAGAATTTATTTGAAGTACCCGTTGATTTTTCTGTCGTAGTTAATCGACAGAACGAATCGCTTCTTTCCATTATTAATTTTTCGCTTGCTCGGATGCAGGGAAGTGGGGATTATCAGAAATTATATACGAAATGGTTCGGAGAAACGGAAGAGCAAGTGCATCGTTTGCGAACGTGGATTACACTTTTACTTGTCACAATACTCGTATCATTGCTAATTGTATGGATGATATACATGTGGAATAAACGACTCAAACAAGAGGTGGAAAAACAAACCGAGGCGCTGGCAAAAGCGAATCTTAGTTTGGAAGCGCATCAGCGTGCGATTGAACAAAGCGATGCGTTTAAAACACAGATTATTGAAAATGTATATTCAGGTATTGTAACACTGGATGAGGATTTTCTTGTGACGAGTACGAATCAGCGAGCTTGTGATATGTTAGGAATTCAACTGGGGGCTTGCCGACAAAAAGCTTATAACATCCCCCTTTTGCAGCATATTTTGAACGAGTATGCAGCCGTACGTAAGCAGGAAAGCAAAGGGCAGATTTTTTCCTATGAAATGGAATATGAGAAGGCCGGAAAGCATTTGTTTGTGCTATATCGAGTCATTCCCTTGTACGATCAATCAGATATGTTGACGGGCTATTTAGTTACATTAGCGGATCGAACTGAGGAAAGAATGCTGCAGCACAAGCTGACTACACAGGAGAAAATGCGAGCATTAGGACAGCTAGTGGCAGGGGTAGCGCATGAGATTCGCAATCCTTTGACGTCTATGAAAACATTTATTGATTTACTGCCACGAAAATATGAAAGTTCTTCCTTTCGTGATGAACTGCTGCGCCATGTACCGGAAGCTTTACAGCGTATGAATCGAATTGTCGAAGACTTACTTGATTATGCAAGGCCTAAGTATCCTAGGCGAACCATCATCGATGTTTCATCGCTGCTTGATTCTCTTATTATCATTATAAGTCCAACACTAAAAAAGGAAAATGTTCACCTTTCCTTTGCTGTTGAACCAAATATGCAGCTGTATAGTGATCCCGACCAGCTCAAACAAGTCCTATTAAATTTGATGTTAAATGCGATTGATGCAATGAAAGAGAGTGCAGAAAGACATCTATCGATTGAGATGAAGGTAGAAGGGGAAACTGGATGCATTCGCATTACCGATACAGGTTGTGGAATAAAAGAGAGCAATCTATCCCACATTTTCGAGCCATTTTATACATCCAAAAGCAGTGGGGTTGGGCTGGGGCTTACGTTATCGTATCAATGGATTTGTGAAAATAACGGAGAAATTGAAGTGATCACGAAAGAAGGGCATGGCACGACGTTTTGCATTACATTGCCGACTACAGACAAGGAAGGAGCCTCTCCATGA
- a CDS encoding TAXI family TRAP transporter solute-binding subunit: MKKFFALFSTCLLVFLTLVGCSSSKPTQGGAEGAKKPDRITIATATTGGVYYPLGNAMAKLWTEKSGVQAVAQTTSGGVANINILKKKEAEIAFVENGIVYFAQNGTEMFQGKKTENLRGLTYLYPNVIQFVVKADSNINSIKDLKGKRFVPGSVGSSTEANSRIILGAYGLDYRDRKDVTVDYMGFTEAAEALKNGQIDAFAVSGGIPTASIMDVATSANIKLLSIDQDVIAKIKKDYPFYDEYSVPKGTYKNQQQDVKTVSVANLLVVREDLPADFVYNLTKSMYENLPQLVATHKAIKDLKKEDALKGMIIPLHEGAKKYYKEIGLNVDGK, translated from the coding sequence TTGAAAAAGTTTTTTGCACTTTTTTCTACGTGTCTGCTCGTATTCCTGACACTTGTGGGCTGTTCTAGCAGCAAGCCAACGCAAGGAGGAGCGGAAGGAGCGAAAAAGCCTGATCGCATCACGATTGCTACCGCAACGACAGGCGGTGTATATTATCCACTTGGTAACGCAATGGCGAAATTATGGACAGAGAAAAGCGGCGTGCAAGCAGTAGCCCAAACAACGTCCGGTGGTGTAGCCAACATCAATATTTTGAAGAAGAAGGAAGCAGAAATTGCTTTTGTTGAAAATGGAATCGTTTACTTCGCGCAAAACGGAACGGAAATGTTCCAGGGCAAAAAGACAGAAAACTTGCGCGGTCTAACGTATTTGTACCCGAATGTCATTCAGTTTGTTGTGAAAGCGGATTCTAACATCAACTCGATTAAAGACTTAAAAGGAAAACGTTTCGTTCCAGGTAGTGTTGGGTCATCTACAGAAGCCAATTCTCGCATTATTTTAGGTGCATATGGTCTGGATTATCGGGATCGAAAAGATGTAACAGTTGATTACATGGGTTTTACTGAAGCGGCAGAAGCTTTGAAAAATGGACAAATTGATGCATTTGCTGTATCCGGTGGTATTCCAACGGCATCGATTATGGATGTGGCAACAAGTGCGAACATTAAACTTCTCTCAATTGACCAGGATGTAATCGCAAAAATTAAAAAAGACTATCCATTTTATGATGAGTACTCCGTTCCGAAAGGTACGTATAAAAATCAGCAGCAAGATGTGAAAACAGTTTCGGTGGCGAACCTGCTCGTTGTACGTGAAGATTTACCGGCAGATTTCGTTTATAACTTAACGAAATCGATGTATGAAAACTTGCCGCAATTAGTTGCTACGCATAAAGCGATTAAAGATTTGAAAAAAGAAGATGCGCTTAAAGGGATGATTATTCCGTTACATGAAGGAGCGAAAAAATATTACAAAGAAATCGGTCTGAATGTAGACGGGAAATAA
- a CDS encoding GntR family transcriptional regulator, with translation MGEEFNTSQPIYQQIVARICRQIVREEIKAGEKLPSVREMAVQSGVNPNTVQRVYSELERMNIVEARRGQGSFVTENQEELERLRVELKVEYIRDFVSNMQEMGFSPSEIMEGIQNYLQQEK, from the coding sequence ATGGGAGAAGAATTTAATACTTCCCAGCCGATTTATCAGCAGATTGTGGCACGTATTTGTCGGCAAATCGTTCGAGAAGAAATCAAAGCGGGAGAGAAGCTTCCGTCCGTGCGGGAAATGGCGGTACAGTCGGGCGTGAATCCGAATACGGTCCAACGTGTTTATTCAGAGTTGGAACGGATGAACATTGTAGAAGCGAGAAGAGGGCAAGGTTCCTTTGTGACAGAGAATCAAGAAGAATTGGAGCGATTGCGGGTGGAGCTGAAGGTTGAATACATTAGAGATTTCGTAAGTAATATGCAGGAAATGGGTTTTTCTCCTTCTGAGATTATGGAAGGGATTCAGAATTATTTGCAGCAGGAAAAATAA
- a CDS encoding PhoX family protein, which yields MKKKGMIVSILSMALLVPAISPVQAVAAKEAKVQSVEFIGMDAPAAAGDMAKVYSTAKVEVTYTDKTKKTFPLSYKMLMKSTEKIGGIQAGAALDVTGKPIMDNSVPGSQVPFVSDSPDSNSLMKIEGAAPTGKGGNPLSLITHYEYITNDQSGQSAYGLVPASMSLSMIDQNKTNGELSVTGLKKVDFSSVDGLWIPCNGSLTPWNTHLSSEEYEPDARDYEADPTKTYVAPFTKNYFQDANKKGNPYAYGFIPEITVHSDNSTSVVKHYSMGRFSHELGRVAPDKKTVFFGDDGSNTMLFMYVADKAEDLSSGTLYAGKWIQTSEKNGGTANLQWIQLGHAADQEVKQYIDKGIKFSDIFETADKETAGFTKIKTYPSGKVEWLKVKPGMEKAAAFLESRRYGAILGATSEFNKMEGVAVNAKDNKLYIAMSYVEKGMEKDEKGEAQDDIQLPKLKSGVTYELDMKAGQKDKSGNVIHSQYVPSVMKGLVVGQDLKTPDEKGNTADVNKVANPDNLSFSEDMRTLFIGEDSGMHTNNFVWAYNVDTGKLSRILSVPAGAEATGLQAVDNLNGFRYIMSNFQHPGDELDNFKMPADLKAEVVKQINENFDSKRAGAIGYISGLPSASVTK from the coding sequence ATGAAGAAAAAAGGTATGATCGTTTCCATTTTAAGCATGGCGCTGTTAGTACCAGCTATCTCACCTGTGCAGGCGGTAGCTGCGAAAGAGGCGAAGGTACAATCCGTTGAATTTATCGGCATGGATGCACCGGCTGCTGCGGGGGATATGGCTAAAGTCTACTCGACTGCTAAAGTAGAAGTTACATATACAGATAAAACAAAGAAGACATTTCCGCTGTCTTATAAAATGTTGATGAAATCTACAGAGAAGATCGGTGGTATTCAGGCAGGCGCAGCGCTGGATGTGACAGGTAAGCCGATTATGGACAACAGTGTGCCGGGAAGCCAGGTTCCGTTTGTTTCAGACAGCCCGGATTCGAACAGCTTAATGAAGATTGAAGGAGCTGCCCCAACTGGCAAAGGGGGCAATCCGCTGTCGCTCATTACGCATTATGAATACATTACAAACGATCAATCCGGTCAGTCTGCCTACGGTCTCGTTCCGGCTTCGATGAGTCTAAGTATGATTGATCAGAATAAAACGAACGGTGAGCTGAGTGTAACTGGATTGAAAAAAGTCGACTTTTCATCCGTAGATGGTCTATGGATTCCATGTAACGGCTCACTCACACCGTGGAATACCCATCTGAGCAGCGAAGAGTACGAACCGGATGCGCGTGACTATGAAGCCGATCCGACTAAAACATATGTCGCTCCATTTACGAAAAACTATTTCCAGGATGCGAATAAAAAAGGAAATCCATATGCGTATGGATTCATACCAGAGATTACCGTACATAGCGATAATTCAACAAGTGTCGTCAAGCATTACAGCATGGGTCGCTTCTCACATGAATTAGGACGAGTGGCGCCGGATAAGAAGACCGTATTTTTCGGGGATGACGGCAGCAATACGATGCTGTTTATGTATGTAGCGGATAAGGCGGAGGATTTATCTTCCGGAACGCTTTATGCCGGCAAGTGGATACAGACTAGTGAGAAAAATGGCGGGACAGCCAACCTGCAGTGGATTCAACTGGGGCATGCGGCCGATCAGGAAGTGAAGCAGTATATTGATAAAGGGATCAAGTTCAGTGATATTTTTGAAACAGCAGACAAAGAGACAGCAGGCTTCACCAAAATTAAAACGTATCCGAGTGGAAAAGTCGAATGGCTAAAAGTAAAGCCGGGCATGGAGAAAGCTGCTGCCTTCTTGGAGTCTCGTCGCTATGGGGCGATCCTAGGAGCTACATCCGAATTTAACAAGATGGAAGGCGTCGCTGTAAACGCGAAAGACAATAAGCTGTATATTGCCATGTCCTATGTAGAGAAAGGCATGGAGAAGGATGAAAAAGGCGAAGCACAGGATGATATTCAACTGCCAAAATTGAAATCAGGCGTAACATACGAATTGGATATGAAAGCAGGACAGAAGGATAAGAGTGGAAATGTGATTCACAGTCAGTATGTCCCATCTGTGATGAAAGGGTTAGTTGTGGGTCAGGACCTGAAAACCCCGGATGAAAAGGGAAATACCGCAGATGTGAATAAAGTCGCTAATCCTGATAACCTTTCTTTCTCAGAAGACATGCGGACGTTGTTTATCGGAGAAGATAGCGGTATGCATACGAATAACTTCGTGTGGGCGTACAACGTGGACACCGGTAAATTGTCTCGTATTCTATCTGTCCCGGCAGGCGCAGAAGCGACTGGCTTACAGGCAGTGGATAATCTAAATGGCTTCCGCTATATTATGAGCAACTTCCAGCATCCAGGTGATGAGCTAGATAATTTTAAAATGCCTGCCGACCTAAAGGCAGAAGTAGTTAAACAAATCAATGAAAACTTTGATAGCAAACGTGCTGGCGCGATCGGATATATTAGTGGATTGCCGAGCGCAAGTGTAACAAAATAG
- a CDS encoding ABC transporter ATP-binding protein: MSHMLVKFQHVSKKYARQVALQDVSFELPSGKIIGLIGVNGSGKSTMLKLMAGMIRPSSGKIIMNEHEINGRIPEQVAFLPDGDELYSFYTVVETIEFFSSLYGDFDKKKAYEMLTFMELPRDQQVKSLSKGNKGRLKIILALSRQVPLLLMDEPLSGLDPLVRSSIIKSLISFIDIEKQTIIMSTHEVAEIEPLLDLVVLIHNGQLKAVQEVEQIRLTSSLSLVEWMKETTK; the protein is encoded by the coding sequence ATGTCACATATGTTGGTGAAATTTCAGCATGTATCCAAAAAATATGCGCGGCAAGTTGCGCTGCAAGATGTAAGTTTTGAACTGCCAAGTGGAAAAATTATCGGACTAATCGGTGTAAATGGAAGTGGAAAGTCGACCATGCTGAAACTGATGGCAGGGATGATCAGACCAAGTAGCGGAAAGATTATAATGAATGAACACGAAATAAACGGTCGGATTCCTGAGCAAGTGGCCTTTTTGCCCGATGGCGACGAATTGTATTCGTTCTACACAGTTGTAGAGACGATTGAATTTTTTAGCAGCCTATATGGTGACTTTGATAAGAAGAAAGCGTATGAGATGCTAACGTTCATGGAATTGCCGCGCGATCAGCAAGTAAAAAGCTTATCTAAAGGGAATAAAGGGCGGCTGAAGATTATTCTCGCTCTTTCCCGTCAAGTTCCGTTACTCTTGATGGATGAGCCATTGTCCGGGCTTGATCCGCTCGTTCGAAGTTCGATTATTAAAAGTCTCATTTCTTTTATTGATATCGAAAAGCAAACAATTATTATGTCAACCCATGAGGTGGCAGAAATTGAACCGCTGCTTGATTTGGTTGTGCTAATTCATAATGGTCAACTGAAAGCTGTTCAAGAGGTGGAGCAGATTCGTCTAACTAGCAGTCTAAGTCTCGTTGAATGGATGAAAGAAACGACCAAATAG